CGACTGCAACATCGGGAAGATGACGACGCAGCTGCAGCTGCGCGACGCGATGCGCGCGCGCGGCCAGCGCGTGGCGTTCGCGCCCACCGGGCAGACGGGCATCCTCGTCGAGGGGTGGGGCATCGGCGTCGACGCGGTCGTCGCCGACTTCATCGGCGGGGCGGCCGAGCGGCTGACGCTGCAGGGCGCGACGCAGGGCGACATCGTGCTCGTGGAGGGCCAGGGCTCGATCGTCCACCCCAGCTACTCGGGGGTGACGTACGGGCTGCTCCACGGCTCGCTGCCGCACGCGATGGTGCTCTGCCACCAGCCGTCGCGCACGACCATCTACCGCAACGACTGGGTGCCCATCCCGCCGCTGAAGGACCTGATCACGCTGCACGAGGCGGTCGCGGCGCCGCTGCGCCCCGCGCCGGTGATCGCGATCGGGTTGAACACCTTCGACCTGTCGGATGAGGATGCGCGCGCGGCGGTCGAGCGCGCGCAGGACGAGACGGGGCTGCCCGCGACGGACCCGGTGCGCTTCGATCCCGCGCCGCTGGTGGACGCGATCACGCGCTTCCACGAGGCCCGCATCGCGGCGCGCGGCTGATCCGCGCATTCGCGCGCCGGCACGCGCGACGGTGGTACGGCCAGGAGGCACGCCCCACGCGATCGTGGAGCGTGCCTTCTCGTTCGTGCGTCACGACCCGATCCAGCGCCGCGCCCGGGATGCGGCTGCCCCGCGCGCCCCGCGCGCCCGCGCTGCTCGACGCGCGCGGCGTCTGGGTGCCCGGTCCCGACGGCGCGTGGCGGCTGCGCGGCGCCACGCTCGCGGCGTGGGGCGGGGAGGTGGTGTGCATCGCCGGCGCGGATGCCGGCGCGCTGCGGGCGCTGCTCGCCTGCCTGCGCGGCGCGCCGACGTGGGGCGGCGTCGTGCGCGCCCGGCCGGGGTGGTGGCGCGCCGGCCGCGCGCTCGGGCCGCTCGACGTGCGCGGCCGCTCCGCCGCCTGGCTCGCGCGGGCGGTGCGCGCCCGCGCACGACGCACGCTCGGCGGCGCGCTGGTGCTCGCGCTCACCATCGACGACCGCGCGGAGTGCTCGGCCACGGTGCATCAGGCGGTGGCGCTCGCGGCGCGGCACGTGCCGGTACGCTGCGTCGCGCTCGTCGGCG
This region of Roseisolibacter agri genomic DNA includes:
- a CDS encoding DUF1611 domain-containing protein, giving the protein MSVDSAAAAAGAYALADDRPVRFLVLADGHFGPMTSKTANACIRYSPDRVVGVVDSVTAGRTTEQVLGFGGAIPVVATLEEGLALGPTAVLVGIAPAGGQLPQPWRETIAAAARRGLDVWSGLHYFLSDDPMLADAAAAGGARILDLRRPPADLVVSTGRVRDVASTVILTVGSDCNIGKMTTQLQLRDAMRARGQRVAFAPTGQTGILVEGWGIGVDAVVADFIGGAAERLTLQGATQGDIVLVEGQGSIVHPSYSGVTYGLLHGSLPHAMVLCHQPSRTTIYRNDWVPIPPLKDLITLHEAVAAPLRPAPVIAIGLNTFDLSDEDARAAVERAQDETGLPATDPVRFDPAPLVDAITRFHEARIAARG